The Fusarium fujikuroi IMI 58289 draft genome, chromosome FFUJ_chr01 sequence ATAGGAACTTATTTCATTATATTTTTCGTCTCGGTTGGATCAATCCGCTGTCAAGGTTAATGATGACCTCACATGCTCCCGATATCGTCACTCTCGACAATCTGTCGCAGACTATTACACCCTGGAACCCTCAAGGGGAAAGTCAACTCCATGCAATAGTTGATATGGGAAGGTACAAATAGTTCTAAACAAGTCAAACAATCCTCATACCTGACATCTAATTCAGTAATGGCATTCGATTCTCCATCACATCACTAGCGCCTCCATTTACACGCCTTCTTCGTCCCATCTACTCAACTCGCGCTGCCATTTCACTATTTGATGCGCTCAGGAACACACCTCAAGGTCTAGTATTTCTTCCGGAAACCATTGCTGCCGTTTCCAAGACGCTGGAGCGTTTTCATCAACTCGCTGTGCGTCATGGAGTGCCAGCGAGGCACATCACCATCCTCGCTACTGAGGCCATGCGCCGGGCCGACAATGCTTCTGAAATGCTCGAGGCAATTTCATCCGCGACTAATGGTCTCAGAGTGAGCATACTTGAGCCCGCTGTTGAGACCCTCTTTGGCGCTGTCATGGGCTCTCGCAGTGGTCTCGTTGGCGTTGAAGGTGGCGCTCTGTTCCTGGACCTCGGGGGCGGGAGCGTGCAGATGACGTGGGTGGACACCAGCAAGCCAAACTATGAGATAGATGCTGCCAGAGCTGGAGTGAGTCTGCCCTTTGGGGCCGCGAGATTAATTCGCGTGCTGCAAGAGCAGCCAGCCGATGTTCAGGCTTCTGAGATCTCAAAGCTTCAAACCGGCATGCAACAGGCATACGCCAACCTCTGCTCTAAGTTCCCTGCACTTGACGCCCTGAAAGGCTCTCATGAAGAGGGTTCTCATGTGAATGTCTTCATGTGTGGAGGGGGCTTTCGCGGTTATGGCAGCATGCTCATGCACCAGGACCCTGTGAGCCCGTACCCTATCCCCTATACGAACGGTTATACGGCTCCAGGCACACTATTTTCCAAGGTTGAGCACATGCGTCGTGTCAACGAGGAACACGACAGTCGAATTTTCGGACTTTCAAAGCGTCGTCGTAAGCAATTCCCTGCAATCGCCACTGTCATTGATGCATTGCTCGCGACGGTGCACAATATCGGAACCGTGACATTCTGTGGCGGTTCGAATCGTCAAGGTGCACTTATGATGAAACTCCCGTTCGAAATCCGCGAGTGTAACCCTCTCGATATTCTTGCTGGAGTCACACTAGATGAGAAACCCGTATTTGATGCTGTGTTGAACACGTTGGGAAGTGCTCTTCCTGCAGAGGTCGACTTCTCATCCATGCCTAACATTTTGACTCCTGGGCTGGACTCTCTTTTTGTGCGGGATATTTGGACTCGACAGGGCCACGATTCGGATAACAACTCGTCGTTTGCACTGCATCATGCAATTACCCGGGATGCGGAGGTCCCTGGGCTCTCACACACCGGAAGGGCCCTACTGGCgctctcagcctcagctcGATGGGGAGGCATTCTAGGGCCCTTGGACTCACAGCTCCAGCAGAGTCTGTCGGCACTTCTTGAGAGCCAGCATCTTGATGCACCATTTTGGGCTTCGTATGTTGGCGCTGTAGCCGGGCTTATAGCCATGGTTGTACCAATAATCCCGAAAACCGCAGAGGAGGTGGAAAATGCTATCAGGTTAGTGTCATTCTTCAGAAGTATGCCAAGTCTTGTTGTCTAACGAACACAGCATAAAAGCACATCTCAAGCAGACAGAGgataaaagagagagaatCGTATTAACGATCAGAGTCGCCTCCGCCAATGTAGCGGGTGTCAGTCTAGAAGATCTCGCCGACAGGGTTGAGAAAACCGCCAAAAAGAATGGAgggaagaagccaagatacAAGATAACTGCCCAAGTGAGCTTATCGCCATGACacatttcttcatcaacataaACCAACCCAATACACACATGTTTCCCCTTCGATCCACATTAAACAAGCCCAGATGCAGCGAACGTCGTTGTATTCGTTATAAACCATAAAAGAACCACCATATCATGCTTTTTTGTTCGTGTTTTGTCTTTTCCATatgttttttcttcttcctgttTTGTCTTTTCGTTTGCAAATGATTGTCTGTAATGACTGGACATGATTTGTACAGTTATTACGCACTATCACGGGAGCTTCCCTTACTCTTGGTACTACTTCGAGGGCGTCTCTTGGATGAGATCTTCTTAAGCTCATGGTTAACTACCAGGGCGCTTAGTCGCTCGTCAACCTTGTACGACGAACGCTGAATTCTCTCGTCTGGCGAATGGTCAGTGGAACGTCCCACATAATGAGGTGCTGTGGTCTTACAGAATTCCTTTCTGGTGTCCATCATATCCTGCGAGAACTGGCGAATTTTGCTGCTAtggcgagcttgagaaggatAGTCCTTGAGCCAGTCCATTGACATCTCCATTCTCTTGGGAGTTTTGAATTGGCAGTGATAGAATATGGCTATCAAAGGGAAGAATCCATTGTAAAGATTCTCAAAAGCCCCAACTGAATGTCGTTAGCAATGATGTTTGACCTTCGAGTCAAATTGTCTTACCAATATTCTGATCTCTCTGGGCACTTGGGTTTCGGGCGAAATATCCATCGTGTGCAATGACCAAGTCTCTGTACATGATCATGAGTTGCCACAAGCTGGCCCAAACTGCCATCTTCTCTTGAGCTTTAAGAGACTCTTGTTGCGCCAAGCAGTcttcgaggagcttgaggatatcATGCTCATGGGACACGAGTGCGTTCCATGCAATGCGTCTAAGCTCTGCTTGAACAGTAAAGGGGACCTGAGAGAGCTTGTTGGACGAGCTGCAGCAGGTGAAGCGCGGAGCTTTCCAGATTCTGAAGAAACAATTCATTGTGTGGACCTTGGAGACGAGGTTGTGCTACAACAACAGTTAGCTCTACTGGATATAGCAAGGATCAGGAAGAGTGGGTTGCGAGTGTTACCTTTGGAAGTCCCTGGCCGTCCTCATAATATGAAAGCAAAAAGTTTTGCACCATATGCTCAAATCTAGAGCTGCGTTCTCTTCGGATCTGTGCCTCGACCCAGCGCTGGAGTTCACCATAAGTGGGAAATCTATCCCGCTCAAACGCAGCGTTTCTGGGGTTCTCATCGGTTCCATTCTGAGAATGGTATGCTTGGACAGATGCCCGAAGAAAAGGGGATTCGGCATCGCgggtgaagaagatgacaatATCTCTGGGTTTGGCGGTGGGAAAGCGAGGCTCATGATCAACGACACGCCTCTCTTCCGCAGGGTCGGGTGACCAGACGTCTAAATATGATATGTCTCAGTGTACATGTCTCACTTTGAGGCTGGGGGccaggggggggggggggggttgTTCGACATACCGACGATGTGACGAATCACAGGCGGAGCAACCGCAGGGGTCCTACGGGTACAGACTAGGTGTGAGTGGTCTGGGAAGGCCTTACGGCAGTAGGGACAGACGCCACAGTCTTGACACTGGGTAATGGCTCAGTTCAGTGTTTGTTTCAGAGGGGCAATGGCCTTGTATAGGCATTGTATTGGATTGGTTTTCTTACGCGGGTCTTGGAGATACGGCACGGAAGACAGGCCCCACTCTTGCGGACATCAGCTGTCTGGTCTGGATCAGAGAGCTGTCTTGACCTCTTCTCCACAGAACGCTGACGTTTGACACCAGAGGTTGAGTTTGAGGAGGGTGAGTATGAGTATGTCTTGGTGTGGCTTGAGCGGCGGGACGAGGACTCGTGTACCTGGATCTGATGTGGGTAGCCATACCCCCGGGGGGCGTGCTTGCTAGGTACGGCCTGGGGGTACGTCCACTTATCATCCTGGGCCTGAACCTCTTGGAGGCTGACTCGAGGACGTCGACGGACATCGTCTACGCcatcgaagaagacggaGCCAGAGTGAGACGAAGGAGAGGTACTACCACCTCTGACGAGTTCTGGTGGGGTCTGACCCATGGACTCGGATGTGGTAATCCCTCCATCGTCCGGGCTCAGGCCAGGGGTCATCCTTAGGTATTCGGCCTCGCTCCTGTCAAGAgagagatgatcaagaaaggAAGGGATATCAGTGATGAGCGAGGGAAGGTCCCTGTAGCTTAGGCGAGGGGAGCTAGAAGCTCCTGGGTAGTCCTGAGACCTGGTCGAGTCACAGTAGAGATCCCAGTCAAAGACAGACCTGAAGAGCTCATCATAGTCCAGGCCCGGGGAGGTGGGAACACGCGGGTTTTCTTGACCTATCTGGGACAAGTCTCTGGACGCAAAGACAGCAGCGGAAGCACCTCCTTTATCCATGTTGACGACCTGCCTGCCCTGCAATGTAATGTACTGTTTCCGGTGTAAGTCACGAGGAGCTATCTTGGTGGAACCTCGATGTCTGCGCTGGGCGAATTGAAGCACGCAGCAAATACTTGTCAGAAGACGATAAGGTGAAAAGTTCCAATGTGCCTGATGCTTGCGTGCAAGTTTGAGCGATTCAGAGACACGTCCTGGCACCAGAGAGTTATAATTCGGCCTTCCTCGACAGTCGTGGTGGACTTGTTCACTTAcaccatcctcctcttcacttcTCGGTGTAAGACAGGGGTTGTATTGGCTAGATCTCACAAAATTCCACTGTAATTGACCAATAAAACAACCTTGTCTTACCGGTTTTTGACTTGAGTTGAGTCCAGGAGAACGCTACGAGTTGCTAGTAGACCTAGATCAAGGGAATTCTGTAAATGACTATTGTTGGGATGGAGGAGAGGCGAAACTTTATCGATGGTAAACTAGACGGCTAGAATTATCTAGTGTTGCTGGCGCAATTGCTCGTTGATGCTATCAAACCTCCGTGATATgccgttggtgttgatatctGGATGACCAGACAAAACAACGATATTTAGGTAAGGGCTGCCAATTACTTCCTGGGATCAATTGCATTTGCGAAACTGTCAATTTAAAGTCGCGATTGTCAGTAATCGAACTAGTTGCCTTTGTTATCCTCCGCACGGGCGGTCCGTTAGCCTTGGTGTCGTGTAGTAGAGCAATCGAGTATATCTGTGATATATGGGTTATCAACTCAAACCGAAACACTCAATTGGTCAAACCAAACCTAGATACATATCAGAACCTATCATAAAAGCCAGAAGAAACTTGCCAGTGACTTCTTTTGGCTTTTCTTCCCAGTATCAGCACTTagcttggtggtgttgctAGTTCTTTGACATCCCAAAGTGGGATCGTGCGGTTGTATAGACAGGGATGTCACCTCTTAAGAACTCACGACTCCAAGAAAGACTCGCCGCGCCGATCATCAGAGCATCACCATTTGTAAGTTATTGCAACCTGATCTGTTCAATCCGAATGGCACCAAGTCGAGAGGTTCTAGACACAGTAATTGCGACTCTGGTTGCATAATATTGATAATTTCTCAGCTATCGTGACCACACGATTTTTATACCCGACAGCGGGCTCAAATCTAAGTCAGTTTAATTTTAATCACTCATCGAAAACTTAGATATCGTCTATCAAATTTAGGATTTAATTTTTCGTCCGGCCTTAATTTAAGCACATTGCGCCCCGTCCCGGCAATGCGGGGCCGACAACGGCTCCGGCCGTGGTCAAATTTAACCTCAGCGCCATCGGAGCTCCGCATCGGTAAATTGGAAGCGAGACCCACGCTGGTTGCCTTATtgagcaagacaagatgaGTTGCATGAGACATCAGTCATGTGCCCAGATTTCTCAAAGTATGGAAAGCAGCGCGACTTTCAACCtgctttttattttactaaagacGTGACTCGAAATAAAATTGACTGCTTATAACTCTGCTCGACACTTGATAAGGCCTAGGATAACTTTAGGTCAAGGTACTGTAAAATAAAATCATAAAGTGAGCCCAAAGTCATCATAAATTACGGATACAAAATGAATTTTTCGTATAGCTTTCCGAAACGTTAGTTGTAAGGTAAAGCCCATTCATTCGCTACTCGATTCGCTCCAAACCTTTGCCCACTCTATGTTCCATAGTCGGGCCAGCGTAATGACGAGCTCGACATTCAAATTCGAGCCCCTTCTGGTAATCACTATATTTAACCAAACCTCAGACTTGACGGTCTCATGGTCTGCCGCTCCGGAAGAGGTTCTAAAACGATCCCAAAGAAACGTAGATTTTAGGCCTTAACATTCTAAGTTGACTATTTTCAGGCCAGCCTGGAGATATAGCCTCCTAAAAATGCACCTGTCCCTATGATCTTCAGAACTGGAAACGCATCAACGCATCAACGCATCAACGCATCAACGCATCAACGCATCAACGCATCAACGCATCAACGCATCAACGCCACGAATTCCCGTCACGGCCAGAGATCGGAATAGAGTCGTTACTAGTGTGTTCGAGGGCTGGAACTAGCAGCAGGCCTCTAAGCATCTCTTCA is a genomic window containing:
- a CDS encoding related to retrograde regulation protein RTG2, with the protein product MTSHAPDIVTLDNLSQTITPWNPQGESQLHAIVDMGSNGIRFSITSLAPPFTRLLRPIYSTRAAISLFDALRNTPQGLVFLPETIAAVSKTLERFHQLAVRHGVPARHITILATEAMRRADNASEMLEAISSATNGLRVSILEPAVETLFGAVMGSRSGLVGVEGGALFLDLGGGSVQMTWVDTSKPNYEIDAARAGVSLPFGAARLIRVLQEQPADVQASEISKLQTGMQQAYANLCSKFPALDALKGSHEEGSHVNVFMCGGGFRGYGSMLMHQDPVSPYPIPYTNGYTAPGTLFSKVEHMRRVNEEHDSRIFGLSKRRRKQFPAIATVIDALLATVHNIGTVTFCGGSNRQGALMMKLPFEIRECNPLDILAGVTLDEKPVFDAVLNTLGSALPAEVDFSSMPNILTPGLDSLFVRDIWTRQGHDSDNNSSFALHHAITRDAEVPGLSHTGRALLALSASARWGGILGPLDSQLQQSLSALLESQHLDAPFWASYVGAVAGLIAMVVPIIPKTAEEVENAISIKAHLKQTEDKRERIVLTIRVASANVAGVSLEDLADRVEKTAKKNGGKKPRYKITAQVSLSP